A window of Plantibacter sp. PA-3-X8 genomic DNA:
CGCACCATGTCGCGATGATCATCGACGGCAACCGGCGGTGGGCCAAGCAGCTCGGGTACGACACAGCGGCGCACGGTCACCGGGCCGGTGCGGCGAAGATGCGCGAGTTCCTGACCTGGTGCGACGACCTCGGCATCGGCGTCGTCACCCTGTACCTGCTGTCGAGCGACAACCTGGTGAACCGCGCACCGGACGAGCTGGACGACCTCGTCGACATCATCGCCGACCTCGCCGAGGGGCTGTCGCACTACCGTGACTGGCGCGTGAAGCACGTCGGTTCGAGCGACGGTCTCCCGGAGTCGCTGCGCACGGCGTTGACGAGTGCGGAGGAGCGCACGGCCGACCGTGCCGGCATGCACATCAACCTCGCGGTCGGCTACGGCGGTCGCACGGAGATCGTGGACGCGATGCGCGCGATCGTCGCCAAGCACCACCTCGAGGGTCGGAGCCTGGAAGACCTCGCAGCGCTGCTCACCCCCGACCTCATCGGTGAGCACCTCTACACGGGAGGCCAGCCCGACCCCGACCTCGTCATCCGCACCAGCGGCGAACAGCGGATGAGCGACTTCATGCTCTGGCAGAGCGCCCACAGCGAGTTCTATTTCGTCGAGGCGCTCGGGCCCGACCTCCGCGAGGTCGACTTCCTCCGCGCCCTCCGCGACTTCTCCAGGCGGCAGCGGCGGTTCGGCGGATGAGCCGGTCCACGCCCGCCTCGGAGCCGGACGAGCCGGAGACGGCGTCCCGGTTGGAGACGTTCCAAGCGGGATTCGGTGAGGTCGACGGCTATCTCAACTACGGCAGTGTGGGTCCGTTGGCCGCGTCCGTCGTCCTCGAGGCCGCCCGCTGGAACGACGTGCTCGCGAGTGCGACGCCCGGCACGCTCGGCGCGGTCGACGGGCAGGACGAACGGATGCGGACCGCCGTCGGGACGCTCACCGGGTTCCGCGCCGAGCAGGTCGTCGCCCAGCCCAACACCTCGCAGGGCCTCATGCACGCGATGTTCGGTCTGAGCGGCACGGTCCTGCTCTCCCGCCTGGAATACCCCACGCTGCCGCTCGCCGCGGAGCGGGCCGCCGAGCACCGGCACCTGCTCAGGCCGAGATGGCTCGAGACGCGACGCGGGCACGTGACGGCCGAGAGCGTGCGCGAGCAGCTCGACGACGCCGTCACCGCCGTTGCCGTGAGCCTCGTCGACTACCGCACCGGCTACGTCTGCGACCTCGAAGCCGTCCGCGAGGTGATCGGCGACCGCCTCCTGATCGTCGACGCCATCCAGGGCTTCGGTGTGGTCGACGCCCCCTACGCCGTCGCCGACGTGGTCGCCTCGGGCGGGCAGAAGTGGATGCGGGCGGGCTGGGGCACCGGATTCCTCGCCCTGAGCGACCGCGCCGTCGAGCGACTCGAGCCGGTCTTCTCCGGCGTGACCGGCACCGACGAGCCCTGGCCGTTCAGCGCGACCCCGGCACCGAGCCGATCGGCGCGCGCGTACTCGATCACCAGGCCCGACCCGCTCGCGGCGGCACGGTTCGCGGCGTCGTTGGAGGACACGGTCGCCGTCGGCACCGCGACGGTCCACGCCGCGATCGCCGAGCTCACGGCCGAGGTGATCGAGCTCGCGGACGAGTTCGGCGTCGCGGTGGTCTCCTCGCGAGACGAGCACGAACGCGCGGGCATCGTCGTCCTGGAGCCGGAGGAGTCCGTCCTCGACACGCTGTGGACCTCGCTCGAGAACCACGGCGTCACCGCGACCATCCGCGCCGGGGCCGTGCGGCTCAGCGTGCACGCCGGTACCAGCCGGCAGACGCTGGACCAGCTGCGCGGTGCGCTGCTGTCGTTCGCGACGGCCGCGAGCTACTGAGCTGCCGTCCGACCACCGGCGGGCCAGAAGACGGCCCCCATCTGTTCACCTCCCCGTAACAGGACACGGGGCGTGTCGTCGCGTCGATGTCGGCGGCCGGACGTACGTTCATCTCATCGGGCATGGAGCCCGGTCGAGACGGCCACACAAGTTCGGCTCGAAACCCTGCAGGCGGCCGTTTCGCACAGTGATCCGAGCATCAGATGCTCGGGGTGGGAGTGGTTGTGGCCTCGCGAGAAATCCAGAACACGTCAGCCGGGACCGAGACGCGGGACGCGTCGACGAGACGGAGCCGGCGACCCGCCGACCACACGGCGAGCGGGGGGGATCAGGCGCAGGCCGAGATCACCTACGTGCTCGACACCTCCGTGCTGCTGTCGGATCCCAAGGCGCTCTTCCGGTTCGCCGAGCACGCCGTCGTCATCCCGGTCGTCGTCATCAGCGAGCTCGAGGGCAAGCGCAACGACCCCGAGATCGGCTACTTCGCACGTCAGGCACTCCGCATCCTCGACGAGCTCCGCATCGAGCACGAACGCCTCGACTTCCCGATCCCCGTCGGTGACGGCGGATCCCTGCGGGTCGAACTCAACCACTCGAGCATGGCCTCGCTGCCGTCCGGTCTCCAGCTCGGCGACAACGACTCGCGCATCCTCGCGGTCGCGCTGAACCTGGCGAACGACGGCCTGACGGTCACGGTCGTGTCCAAGGACCTGCCGCTGCGCGTCAAGGCGGCCTCCATCGGTCTGCAGGCGGAGGAGTACCGGGCGGAACTCGCGGTCGACTCCGGCTGGACGGGCATGTCCGAGATCACCCTCGGCTCCGAGGACATGAGCACGCTGTGGGAGCGCGAGGAGGGCACGACGCCGATCATCGAGGACCTGCCGATCAACACGGGCCTCGTGATCCACTCGGACCGGGGATCCGCACTCGGGCGGGTCACGGGCAAGCGCAGCTACAAGCTCGTCCGCGGCGACCGCGACGTCTTCGGTCTGCACGGACGCTC
This region includes:
- a CDS encoding PhoH family protein, with the protein product MTYVLDTSVLLSDPKALFRFAEHAVVIPVVVISELEGKRNDPEIGYFARQALRILDELRIEHERLDFPIPVGDGGSLRVELNHSSMASLPSGLQLGDNDSRILAVALNLANDGLTVTVVSKDLPLRVKAASIGLQAEEYRAELAVDSGWTGMSEITLGSEDMSTLWEREEGTTPIIEDLPINTGLVIHSDRGSALGRVTGKRSYKLVRGDRDVFGLHGRSAEQRLAIDLLLDPEIGILSLGGRAGTGKSALALCAGLEAVLERQAHKKIMVFRPLYAVGGQELGYLPGDQGEKMNPWGQAIFDTLGAVVSQNVLDEVVERGILEVLPLTHIRGRSLHDAFVIVDEAQSLERNVLLTVLSRIGQNSRVVLTHDVAQRDNLRVGRHDGVASVIETLKGHPLFAHVTLTRSERSAIAALVTEMLEGNELA
- a CDS encoding aminotransferase class V-fold PLP-dependent enzyme; translated protein: MSRSTPASEPDEPETASRLETFQAGFGEVDGYLNYGSVGPLAASVVLEAARWNDVLASATPGTLGAVDGQDERMRTAVGTLTGFRAEQVVAQPNTSQGLMHAMFGLSGTVLLSRLEYPTLPLAAERAAEHRHLLRPRWLETRRGHVTAESVREQLDDAVTAVAVSLVDYRTGYVCDLEAVREVIGDRLLIVDAIQGFGVVDAPYAVADVVASGGQKWMRAGWGTGFLALSDRAVERLEPVFSGVTGTDEPWPFSATPAPSRSARAYSITRPDPLAAARFAASLEDTVAVGTATVHAAIAELTAEVIELADEFGVAVVSSRDEHERAGIVVLEPEESVLDTLWTSLENHGVTATIRAGAVRLSVHAGTSRQTLDQLRGALLSFATAASY
- a CDS encoding isoprenyl transferase, translated to MTRHSAPVDGFLYGVYARRLRKALTPQTLPHHVAMIIDGNRRWAKQLGYDTAAHGHRAGAAKMREFLTWCDDLGIGVVTLYLLSSDNLVNRAPDELDDLVDIIADLAEGLSHYRDWRVKHVGSSDGLPESLRTALTSAEERTADRAGMHINLAVGYGGRTEIVDAMRAIVAKHHLEGRSLEDLAALLTPDLIGEHLYTGGQPDPDLVIRTSGEQRMSDFMLWQSAHSEFYFVEALGPDLREVDFLRALRDFSRRQRRFGG